From Salipiger profundus, a single genomic window includes:
- a CDS encoding DUF4396 domain-containing protein, with product MVPDWLHWISILSLIAGAVSAIIVAIDEKRDPQHMWIMNVVWPTVALFAHILALWAYFKYGKLAAHSRARPAMQRGEPMPNKAKTPFPAMVAKGAAHCGSGCTIGDILAEWIAFGIPAIAVWFGWQSIFAEKIFAVWVFDFILAFVLGVAFQYFTIKPMRDLSPTQGFIQAVKADTLSLTAWQVGMYGFMAIAHFWLFKQVLGVKLEVPTPEFWFMMQIAMLCGFVTSYPVNWWLIRKGIKEKM from the coding sequence ATGGTACCGGACTGGCTCCACTGGATTTCCATTCTCTCGCTCATCGCCGGTGCCGTCTCGGCGATCATTGTGGCGATCGACGAAAAACGCGATCCCCAGCACATGTGGATCATGAACGTCGTCTGGCCGACCGTGGCGCTGTTTGCGCATATTCTGGCGCTCTGGGCCTATTTCAAATACGGAAAGCTCGCCGCCCACAGCCGTGCGCGTCCCGCCATGCAGCGCGGCGAGCCGATGCCGAACAAGGCCAAGACACCCTTTCCCGCGATGGTCGCCAAAGGCGCCGCGCATTGCGGGAGCGGCTGCACGATCGGGGACATCCTCGCGGAGTGGATCGCCTTCGGCATCCCCGCCATCGCGGTCTGGTTCGGCTGGCAGAGCATCTTCGCCGAGAAGATCTTTGCGGTCTGGGTCTTCGATTTCATCCTCGCCTTCGTGCTTGGCGTCGCGTTCCAGTATTTTACCATCAAGCCGATGCGCGACCTCTCTCCGACGCAAGGGTTCATACAGGCGGTAAAAGCCGACACGCTCTCGCTGACGGCGTGGCAGGTCGGCATGTATGGCTTCATGGCCATCGCGCACTTCTGGCTGTTCAAGCAGGTGCTGGGGGTGAAGCTCGAGGTGCCCACCCCCGAGTTCTGGTTCATGATGCAGATCGCGATGCTCTGCGGCTTCGTGACCTCCTACCCGGTGAACTGGTGGCTCATCCGGAAGGGCATCAAGGAAAAGATGTGA